A region from the Sandaracinus amylolyticus genome encodes:
- a CDS encoding tetratricopeptide repeat protein produces MLRVFASLLFVVALLAPSLTRAQAARELSPAEVEEARALFVAGSAAVESGRWADAVSSFERAYEITGAPSALYNLGLALRALGRHRDARDAFDRLLTAHTLDDAELRREVEQMRTEEAARVAVLELVGLDADARHAIRFDGRDVADDGARPLDVETDAGAHTLIAEREGFRPFVWEGELADGERRAVRALFEPVATASASDDTALHVVLVVSAIAAVAAGGAILGYVLYEDAQVRPLYDQRVEP; encoded by the coding sequence ATGCTCCGCGTCTTCGCTTCGCTGCTGTTCGTCGTCGCGCTGCTCGCGCCCTCGCTCACACGCGCGCAGGCCGCGCGCGAGCTGTCGCCCGCCGAGGTCGAAGAGGCGCGCGCGCTCTTCGTCGCCGGCTCGGCCGCGGTCGAGAGCGGGCGCTGGGCGGATGCGGTGAGCAGCTTCGAGCGCGCGTACGAGATCACCGGCGCGCCCTCCGCGCTCTACAACCTCGGGCTCGCGCTGCGCGCGCTCGGTCGTCATCGCGACGCGCGCGACGCGTTCGATCGCCTGCTCACCGCGCACACCCTCGACGACGCCGAGCTCCGCCGCGAGGTCGAGCAGATGCGCACCGAAGAGGCCGCGCGCGTCGCGGTGCTCGAGCTCGTCGGCCTCGACGCCGACGCGCGACACGCGATCCGCTTCGACGGGCGCGACGTCGCCGACGACGGCGCGCGCCCGCTCGACGTCGAGACCGACGCCGGCGCGCACACGCTGATCGCCGAGCGCGAGGGCTTCCGCCCGTTCGTGTGGGAAGGCGAGCTCGCCGACGGCGAGCGCCGCGCCGTGCGCGCGCTCTTCGAGCCGGTCGCGACGGCGAGCGCGAGCGACGACACCGCGCTGCACGTCGTGCTCGTGGTCTCCGCGATCGCGGCGGTCGCCGCGGGGGGCGCGATCCTCGGGTACGTGCTCTACGAAGACGCGCAGGTGCGCCCGCTCTACGACCAGCGGGTGGAGCCGTGA